Proteins encoded within one genomic window of Acidovorax sp. 107:
- a CDS encoding ABC transporter substrate-binding protein yields MTMRRNLMRATAAAALALTLAPVFAQGVIKIGEVNSYKAQPAFLEPYKKGMELAVDEINAAGGVNGKKIELITRDDNANPGDAVRVAEELVSREKVDVLAGTFLSNTGLAVADFAKQKKFFFLAGEPLTDKMTWQGGNQYTFRLRPGTYMQAAMLVPEAAKMKKKRWAVVYPNYEYGQSAVAAFKQLLKAAQPDVEFVAEQATPLGRVDAGSVVQALSDAKPDAVFNVLFGADLSKFVREGNTRGLFKGIEVVSVLTGEPEYMDPLKDEAPNGWLVTGYPWYGINTPAHKAFEQAYQAKFKDYPRLGSVVGYSMIKSAAAGIAKAKSTDTDKLVAAFKGLQVDTPFGKITYRPEDHQATMGAFVGRTKNEGGKGVMVDYVYLDGADAKYQPSAADVKKSRSAD; encoded by the coding sequence ATGACGATGCGACGAAACCTCATGCGTGCCACGGCTGCGGCTGCATTGGCCCTCACCCTGGCCCCTGTTTTTGCCCAAGGCGTGATCAAGATTGGCGAGGTCAACAGCTACAAGGCACAACCTGCTTTCCTGGAGCCCTACAAGAAAGGCATGGAGCTGGCGGTCGATGAGATCAACGCTGCGGGCGGCGTCAATGGCAAGAAGATCGAACTGATTACGCGCGACGACAACGCCAACCCCGGCGACGCCGTTCGCGTGGCTGAAGAGCTGGTGTCGCGCGAGAAGGTCGATGTGCTGGCGGGCACCTTCCTGTCGAACACCGGCTTGGCGGTGGCCGACTTCGCCAAGCAGAAGAAGTTTTTCTTCCTGGCTGGCGAGCCGCTGACCGACAAGATGACCTGGCAAGGAGGCAACCAGTACACCTTCCGCCTGCGTCCTGGTACCTACATGCAGGCCGCCATGCTGGTGCCCGAGGCCGCCAAGATGAAGAAAAAGCGCTGGGCTGTGGTCTACCCCAACTACGAATACGGGCAGTCTGCCGTGGCGGCCTTCAAACAACTGCTCAAGGCCGCCCAGCCCGACGTGGAGTTTGTGGCCGAACAAGCCACTCCACTGGGCCGGGTGGACGCCGGCAGCGTGGTGCAAGCGCTGTCCGATGCCAAGCCCGACGCCGTCTTCAACGTGCTGTTTGGCGCGGACTTGTCGAAGTTCGTGCGCGAAGGCAACACGCGCGGCCTCTTTAAGGGCATTGAGGTGGTCAGCGTGTTGACGGGCGAACCCGAATACATGGACCCCCTGAAAGACGAGGCCCCCAACGGCTGGCTGGTGACCGGCTATCCCTGGTACGGCATCAACACCCCCGCACACAAGGCGTTCGAGCAGGCCTACCAGGCCAAGTTCAAGGACTACCCGCGTCTGGGCTCGGTGGTGGGCTACAGCATGATCAAGTCGGCCGCGGCCGGTATTGCCAAAGCCAAGAGCACCGACACCGACAAGCTGGTCGCTGCCTTTAAGGGTCTGCAGGTGGACACCCCGTTCGGCAAGATCACCTACCGTCCCGAAGACCACCAGGCCACCATGGGCGCGTTTGTCGGTCGCACCAAGAACGAAGGCGGCAAGGGCGTGATGGTGGATTACGTCTACCTGGATGGCGCTGATGCCAAGTACCAGCCGTCCGCAGCCGACGTGAAGAAGTCGCGAAGCGCTGATTGA
- a CDS encoding amino acid synthesis family protein, translating to MSAKIRKIIVQTDEVRVEMGRDVQPPVRKALAMAVIENPFAGRYVENLDELIAIGEELGGLLGARCVQALGIEPSQAQSYGKAAIVGEAGELEHAAAILHPKLGAPLRVAVEKGAALVPSSKKMGGLGTAIDVPLGHKDAAYVRSHFDAMEARVADAPRANEIVVAVVVTDSGRPLPRVGGLTASEIKGVDGLR from the coding sequence ATGTCAGCCAAGATTCGAAAGATCATCGTCCAGACCGACGAAGTCCGCGTGGAAATGGGGCGTGACGTTCAGCCCCCGGTGCGCAAGGCGCTGGCCATGGCCGTGATCGAGAACCCCTTTGCCGGACGTTATGTGGAAAACCTCGACGAACTCATCGCCATCGGCGAGGAGCTGGGCGGTCTTCTGGGCGCTCGCTGCGTGCAGGCCCTGGGCATTGAACCCAGCCAAGCCCAGAGCTACGGCAAGGCCGCCATCGTGGGCGAGGCGGGCGAGCTGGAACATGCCGCTGCCATCCTGCACCCCAAGCTGGGCGCACCCCTGCGTGTGGCGGTCGAGAAGGGCGCCGCTCTGGTCCCATCCAGCAAGAAGATGGGAGGCCTGGGCACGGCCATCGACGTTCCCCTGGGCCACAAGGACGCCGCCTACGTGCGCAGCCATTTCGACGCCATGGAAGCCCGTGTGGCCGATGCCCCGCGGGCCAATGAAATCGTGGTGGCCGTTGTCGTGACGGACAGCGGGCGGCCGTTGCCACGTGTCGGTGGCCTCACGGCCTCTGAAATAAAAGGCGTTGACGGCCTGCGCTGA
- a CDS encoding glycine zipper 2TM domain-containing protein, producing MNLTVSTPTPPATAAAPAGSAMKWMWAAIGVLGVSVLALGATLVMQNRTPSAADAASPATLAAAPRTPESQIIDEKRAQAPVVSGQGAMNSGANYRPQAGGSAGRSGDMAGSMAPGGVAQPVRAAAPLCQSCGRVESVQAVQQAAPATGVGAVAGGVLGAVVGNQIGKGSGRTAATVLGAVGGGYVGHKVEERSRTHTVYQIAVRMEDGSLRHFQRAEPTAVGTPVVLQGKGFRVDQGGQARAADPYGQPQPQPGAVRVSDTY from the coding sequence ATGAACCTGACGGTTTCTACTCCCACCCCGCCCGCAACCGCCGCAGCCCCTGCCGGTTCGGCCATGAAATGGATGTGGGCGGCCATTGGCGTGCTGGGCGTGAGCGTGCTGGCCCTGGGCGCCACTCTGGTGATGCAAAACCGCACGCCCTCGGCGGCCGATGCGGCATCTCCCGCCACTCTGGCGGCCGCCCCCCGCACGCCCGAATCCCAGATCATTGATGAAAAGCGGGCGCAAGCGCCGGTTGTATCTGGTCAAGGCGCTATGAATAGCGGAGCAAACTACCGTCCGCAGGCGGGTGGCAGCGCAGGCCGATCCGGTGACATGGCGGGCAGCATGGCCCCCGGAGGGGTGGCGCAGCCCGTGCGTGCAGCGGCGCCCCTGTGCCAAAGCTGCGGCCGTGTCGAGTCCGTGCAGGCCGTTCAACAGGCTGCCCCTGCCACAGGCGTGGGTGCTGTAGCTGGTGGCGTGCTGGGCGCGGTGGTAGGCAACCAGATCGGCAAGGGCAGCGGCCGCACCGCCGCCACCGTGCTGGGTGCCGTGGGCGGCGGTTACGTGGGCCACAAGGTCGAGGAGCGCAGCCGCACCCACACGGTGTACCAGATCGCCGTGCGCATGGAAGACGGTTCGCTGCGCCACTTCCAGCGCGCTGAGCCCACGGCGGTGGGCACGCCCGTCGTGCTGCAAGGCAAGGGCTTCCGTGTGGACCAGGGGGGTCAGGCGCGCGCCGCAGACCCCTATGGCCAGCCGCAGCCTCAGCCGGGCGCGGTGCGGGTGTCTGACACTTACTGA
- a CDS encoding UPF0280 family protein has translation MNACRNLLSDGRWHFQHGPMDLILQAEGARDAVALAHERAWQRFEGLLQELVNELPGLRAPVGAHCTLQGAVARRMWAACSPYRAGFITSMAAVAGAVAQEILACYEQPGIDRAWINNGGDIALHLAPGQSVTVGVYADIAALNAAQLRNGLVLDGQIRIDSAMPVRGVATSGWRGRSQSLGIADSVTVLARTAAQADAAATIVANAVNVADVRIVRRPAYQVRDDSDLGVIPVTVDVPALPKELVSRALHQGLQKAQELQSSGLLWFALLACQGQWVATSAPQALTGAALPRGAEKESEVGSVFA, from the coding sequence GTGAACGCTTGCCGCAATCTCCTGTCCGACGGCCGTTGGCATTTCCAGCATGGCCCGATGGACCTTATCCTCCAGGCCGAAGGGGCGCGCGACGCCGTGGCCCTGGCGCATGAGCGTGCGTGGCAGCGTTTTGAAGGGCTGCTGCAGGAGCTGGTGAATGAACTCCCCGGCCTGCGGGCGCCGGTGGGTGCGCATTGCACGTTGCAGGGCGCGGTGGCGCGCCGCATGTGGGCCGCCTGCAGCCCTTATCGCGCAGGCTTCATCACATCGATGGCGGCGGTGGCGGGCGCGGTGGCGCAGGAGATTCTGGCCTGCTACGAACAGCCGGGCATAGACCGCGCCTGGATCAACAACGGCGGCGACATTGCGCTGCACCTGGCGCCGGGCCAGTCGGTCACGGTGGGGGTGTACGCTGACATCGCCGCACTGAATGCTGCACAGTTGCGCAACGGACTCGTACTGGATGGACAGATCCGCATCGACAGCGCCATGCCAGTGCGCGGTGTGGCCACTAGTGGCTGGCGCGGGCGCAGCCAGTCGCTCGGCATTGCCGACAGCGTGACGGTGCTGGCGCGCACGGCGGCGCAGGCCGATGCAGCGGCAACCATCGTGGCGAACGCGGTGAATGTGGCCGATGTGCGGATTGTGCGCAGGCCCGCATACCAGGTGCGGGACGACAGTGACCTGGGTGTCATCCCTGTCACCGTAGATGTCCCCGCCTTGCCCAAAGAGCTGGTGAGCCGGGCCTTGCACCAGGGGCTGCAAAAAGCGCAAGAATTGCAGTCCAGCGGCCTGCTGTGGTTTGCACTGCTGGCATGCCAGGGCCAGTGGGTGGCGACCTCGGCGCCCCAAGCCCTGACGGGAGCGGCGTTGCCGCGGGGTGCAGAGAAGGAATCGGAAGTTGGTTCAGTATTTGCTTAA
- a CDS encoding 6-hydroxynicotinate reductase produces the protein MTEHTKTDGLPGMDAPDLPQVLERARPRNDRMNAAKVECNACPVLCQISEGRAGACDRYANHAGVLVRLDPVVLLRKTLESGEATLVPFAGRAEAAEGAGTAVAPEPAWNGDLLLSEEVFVTGVGSSTTYPDYKPAPFIVGSQTDGVDMVTVVTEGIFSYCSFKVKIDTDRFLGSEQANVRCKGEVVGHVTTAEYGSQMLSLGGVHHLTGGTKKEGRITAEMMQALGNKQAVEFTIDGGSQLVIQAGRAPIVNGVAEQRMRVGCGSAAIGIFARQFFGHADEVVVVDDHITGVLTEHQAGRCLDMKPSGIQMRGRKSTPGRYFQVANPGTGWGGTDIADPLSIIEGWDESVAWPGLRLLMTSTTGEHASWYVLDAQLHPVEAEMPAEVRRIVDRIGENCEPSLASVLFLGGAGGSLRAGVTENPVLLTRSIKNALVNVTCGGAPAYVWPGGGITVMADVLRMPDNSFGTVPTPAIVAPIEFSMRRADYEALGGHTEQIRSLRDILERGAWHNDGAPQARVWQTLPAANPWPLGRPPLLG, from the coding sequence ATGACTGAACACACCAAGACCGATGGGCTGCCGGGCATGGATGCGCCAGATCTGCCGCAGGTGCTGGAGCGCGCCCGACCGCGCAACGACCGCATGAATGCTGCCAAGGTCGAGTGCAATGCGTGCCCGGTGCTGTGCCAGATTTCCGAGGGCCGGGCCGGTGCATGCGACCGCTATGCCAACCATGCGGGCGTGCTGGTGCGGCTGGACCCGGTGGTGTTGCTGCGCAAGACGCTGGAATCCGGCGAGGCCACGCTGGTGCCGTTTGCGGGCCGCGCCGAGGCTGCAGAAGGTGCCGGGACCGCAGTGGCTCCTGAACCCGCATGGAACGGCGATCTATTGCTGTCGGAAGAAGTGTTTGTGACAGGCGTGGGATCGTCCACCACCTACCCTGACTACAAACCTGCGCCCTTCATCGTGGGCTCCCAAACCGATGGCGTGGACATGGTCACCGTGGTCACCGAGGGCATCTTCAGCTACTGCAGCTTCAAGGTGAAGATCGACACCGACCGCTTCCTCGGCTCCGAACAGGCCAACGTGCGCTGCAAGGGCGAGGTGGTGGGGCATGTGACCACGGCCGAATACGGCTCGCAGATGCTGTCGCTGGGTGGTGTGCACCACCTCACGGGTGGCACCAAGAAGGAAGGCCGCATCACCGCCGAGATGATGCAAGCCCTGGGCAACAAGCAGGCGGTGGAGTTCACCATCGACGGTGGCTCGCAGCTCGTGATCCAGGCTGGGCGCGCGCCCATCGTCAATGGCGTGGCCGAGCAGCGCATGCGTGTGGGCTGCGGTTCTGCGGCCATCGGCATCTTTGCGCGCCAGTTCTTTGGCCATGCAGATGAGGTGGTGGTGGTGGACGACCACATCACCGGCGTGCTCACCGAGCACCAGGCGGGTCGTTGCCTGGACATGAAGCCATCGGGCATCCAGATGCGCGGGCGCAAGTCCACGCCGGGCCGTTACTTCCAGGTGGCCAACCCGGGCACCGGCTGGGGCGGCACCGACATTGCTGACCCGCTGTCCATCATTGAGGGCTGGGACGAATCCGTGGCCTGGCCGGGGCTGCGCCTGTTGATGACCTCCACCACCGGGGAGCATGCCTCCTGGTACGTGCTGGACGCGCAACTCCATCCGGTGGAGGCCGAGATGCCCGCCGAAGTGCGCCGCATCGTGGACCGCATTGGTGAAAACTGCGAGCCCTCGCTGGCTTCCGTGCTGTTCCTCGGCGGTGCAGGCGGCAGCCTGCGCGCAGGGGTGACCGAAAACCCGGTGCTGCTCACCCGCTCCATCAAGAACGCGCTGGTCAACGTGACCTGTGGCGGTGCCCCGGCCTATGTGTGGCCGGGCGGCGGTATCACCGTGATGGCCGACGTGCTGCGCATGCCAGACAACAGCTTTGGCACCGTGCCCACGCCCGCCATCGTGGCGCCCATCGAGTTCAGCATGCGCCGTGCGGACTACGAAGCGCTGGGCGGGCACACCGAACAGATCCGCAGCCTGCGCGACATACTGGAGCGCGGTGCGTGGCACAACGACGGTGCCCCGCAGGCGCGCGTGTGGCAAACCTTGCCCGCTGCCAACCCGTGGCCGCTGGGTCGCCCACCTCTGCTGGGTTGA
- a CDS encoding ferredoxin--NADP reductase — protein sequence MSAFLDERVLTVHHWTDRLFSFTTTRDTALRFSNGHFTMIGLRGENGKPLLRAYSIVSPNYEEHLEFLSIKVPDGPLTSRLQHIKVGDTIVVGKKPTGTLLIDYLLPAKRLYMLSTGTGVAPFLSLIRDPETYEKFEEVILVHGVREVKELAYHDYITQELPQHEFLGEMVTKQLKYYPTVTREEFKHQGRVTTVIENGQLARDLGLPALNPAEDRVMICGSPEMLRDLKHMMEARGFNEGNTTKPGDFVIERAFAEQ from the coding sequence ATGAGCGCCTTTCTTGACGAACGCGTCCTGACGGTCCACCACTGGACCGACCGCCTTTTCTCCTTCACCACCACGCGCGACACCGCGCTGCGCTTTTCCAACGGGCATTTCACGATGATTGGCCTGCGCGGCGAGAACGGCAAACCCCTGCTGCGCGCCTACAGCATCGTGAGCCCCAACTACGAAGAGCACCTGGAGTTCCTGTCCATCAAGGTGCCCGACGGCCCGCTGACCTCGCGCCTGCAGCACATCAAGGTGGGCGACACCATCGTGGTGGGCAAGAAGCCCACGGGAACCCTGCTGATCGACTACCTGCTGCCTGCCAAACGCCTGTACATGCTCTCCACCGGCACGGGCGTGGCCCCGTTCCTGAGCCTGATCCGCGACCCCGAGACCTACGAGAAGTTCGAGGAAGTCATCCTGGTGCACGGTGTGCGCGAGGTGAAGGAACTGGCCTACCACGACTACATCACCCAGGAACTGCCGCAGCACGAGTTTCTGGGCGAGATGGTCACCAAGCAACTCAAGTACTACCCCACGGTGACGCGCGAGGAGTTCAAACACCAGGGCCGTGTGACCACCGTGATCGAAAACGGCCAGCTCGCCCGCGACCTGGGCCTGCCCGCACTCAACCCCGCCGAAGACCGCGTGATGATCTGCGGCAGCCCCGAGATGCTGCGCGACCTCAAGCACATGATGGAAGCGCGCGGTTTCAATGAGGGCAACACCACGAAGCCCGGTGACTTCGTGATCGAGCGCGCGTTCGCAGAGCAGTGA
- a CDS encoding amino acid synthesis family protein yields the protein MIQIRRVFTHLEEIRHEFGPVADVPLLRGAIGAVLTNPFAGRYEPDILPMMDALQDVGLDMAQRLLKAMGVLAERIETYGKGAIVGAAGELEHGALWHVPGGYAMRELLGWKGDRNAYAKGQAEEKTGQPANALSIVPSTKKVGGPGAALDVPLTHINASYVRSHFDAIEVRVPGAPSADEIVFILAMSTGPRIHARVGGLQAADISQWNGLR from the coding sequence ATGATCCAGATACGACGCGTTTTCACCCATCTTGAGGAAATCCGGCACGAATTCGGGCCGGTGGCCGACGTGCCGCTGCTGCGTGGTGCCATCGGCGCGGTGCTGACCAACCCGTTTGCGGGACGGTACGAGCCCGACATCCTCCCCATGATGGACGCGCTGCAGGACGTGGGGCTGGACATGGCCCAGCGCCTCCTGAAGGCCATGGGCGTGCTCGCCGAGCGCATCGAGACCTATGGCAAGGGTGCCATCGTGGGCGCGGCCGGCGAGCTGGAGCATGGCGCGCTGTGGCATGTGCCCGGTGGCTACGCCATGCGCGAACTGCTGGGCTGGAAGGGCGACCGCAACGCCTACGCCAAGGGCCAAGCCGAAGAGAAGACGGGGCAGCCCGCCAACGCGTTGTCCATCGTGCCCTCTACCAAGAAAGTGGGCGGCCCCGGCGCGGCGCTGGATGTGCCGCTGACCCATATCAACGCCAGTTACGTGCGCAGCCATTTCGACGCGATCGAAGTGCGTGTTCCGGGCGCGCCCTCCGCCGATGAGATCGTGTTCATACTTGCCATGTCCACGGGACCGCGCATCCATGCCCGTGTCGGCGGGCTCCAGGCGGCAGACATCAGCCAGTGGAACGGCCTGCGCTGA
- a CDS encoding TetR/AcrR family transcriptional regulator: MSATPTKTRTASPRSASTRKTGVREQAAQTTRDNILKAATKVFARYGYEGGSVEKISKAAKSFDRMIYYYFGSKEGLFIEVLEETYRRMNDAESKLDLDTAKPVEALQAVIRFVVGYYRKNPEFITLLNTENLHKGKHISKSMRAREYSSPAIEVIRRVLESGQAQGLFRKDVSARDVYLLIAATGYFYMSNRHTLSAFLGEDLETPDALAHWESFVIDSVLRTVAPGPSLPKGKATATA, from the coding sequence ATGTCTGCCACTCCCACCAAGACCCGGACCGCGTCCCCCCGCTCCGCATCAACCCGCAAGACGGGCGTGCGTGAACAGGCCGCACAGACCACGCGCGACAACATCCTGAAAGCGGCGACCAAGGTGTTCGCCCGCTACGGCTACGAAGGCGGCAGCGTGGAGAAGATCTCCAAGGCAGCCAAGTCCTTCGACCGGATGATCTATTACTACTTCGGCAGCAAGGAAGGCCTGTTCATCGAGGTGCTGGAAGAAACCTACCGGCGCATGAACGATGCGGAATCCAAACTGGATCTGGACACCGCCAAACCGGTCGAGGCACTGCAGGCCGTGATCCGCTTTGTGGTGGGCTACTACCGCAAGAACCCCGAGTTCATCACGCTGCTCAACACCGAGAACCTGCACAAGGGCAAGCACATCTCCAAGTCGATGCGCGCCCGCGAATACTCGTCGCCCGCCATCGAGGTGATCCGCCGCGTGCTCGAAAGCGGCCAGGCGCAGGGACTGTTCCGCAAAGACGTGTCGGCGCGCGACGTATACCTGCTGATCGCCGCCACGGGCTACTTCTACATGTCCAACCGGCACACGCTGTCGGCCTTTCTGGGCGAAGACCTGGAGACGCCCGATGCATTGGCGCACTGGGAATCCTTCGTCATCGACAGCGTGCTGCGCACCGTGGCGCCCGGCCCCAGCCTGCCCAAGGGCAAGGCAACAGCAACGGCCTGA
- a CDS encoding YihY/virulence factor BrkB family protein, with translation MNESSPPLATTPWLARMAQPLQPLWRLVQPFWRAAQMWLDADGLRMSAAMSFYGMLSLAPLLLLLVGVLGWWVDRSYLESSLVAQVQSVMGQQVADVVRQALTSARAPSEGRLASIIGFGVLVSGATGVFVELQSALERLWRKEGYTPPLRAAWWRMASLRLRGLAYVLALGFLLLVSLALSTLIHLLAGWAGQRLATAHLPALAPLAPLLQLVNEAIAFGLAVALFVGLMRIGAGPKPSLRYLVMGAVVGATLFTVGKQLLAWYLSTAAVVSAYGAAGSLVVLLMWIYFSSAILLFSASCAQALEDALHSGPRRPAALARWAALARARAQGL, from the coding sequence ATGAACGAGTCTTCCCCGCCCCTAGCGACAACCCCCTGGCTTGCCCGCATGGCCCAGCCCTTGCAGCCGCTGTGGCGCTTGGTGCAGCCGTTCTGGCGCGCCGCGCAGATGTGGTTGGACGCCGACGGGCTGCGCATGAGCGCGGCCATGTCGTTCTACGGCATGCTGAGCCTGGCGCCCCTGCTGCTCTTGCTGGTGGGCGTGCTGGGCTGGTGGGTGGACCGTAGCTACCTGGAGAGCAGCCTGGTCGCCCAGGTGCAGTCGGTGATGGGCCAGCAGGTGGCCGATGTGGTGCGCCAGGCCCTGACCAGCGCCCGGGCGCCTTCAGAGGGGCGGCTGGCATCGATCATCGGTTTTGGGGTCCTGGTCTCGGGGGCCACCGGGGTGTTTGTGGAGCTGCAGTCCGCGCTGGAGCGGCTGTGGCGCAAGGAGGGCTACACGCCGCCCCTGCGCGCCGCGTGGTGGCGCATGGCGTCGCTGCGGCTGCGGGGGCTGGCTTATGTGCTGGCGTTGGGGTTCTTGCTGCTGGTGTCGCTGGCGCTGTCCACCTTGATCCACCTGCTGGCGGGCTGGGCCGGGCAGCGCTTGGCCACAGCCCATCTGCCCGCATTGGCACCCCTGGCGCCGCTGCTGCAGCTGGTCAACGAAGCCATTGCCTTCGGGCTGGCCGTGGCGCTGTTTGTGGGGCTCATGCGCATCGGCGCGGGCCCCAAGCCGTCGCTGCGCTACCTGGTGATGGGCGCCGTGGTGGGCGCCACGCTGTTCACGGTGGGCAAGCAGCTGCTGGCCTGGTACCTGTCCACCGCCGCCGTGGTGTCGGCCTACGGCGCGGCGGGCTCGCTGGTGGTGCTGCTGATGTGGATCTACTTTTCGTCGGCCATCCTGCTGTTTTCTGCCAGTTGCGCCCAGGCCCTGGAGGATGCCCTGCACTCGGGCCCCCGCCGCCCGGCGGCGCTGGCGCGGTGGGCGGCATTGGCCCGTGCGCGGGCGCAGGGGCTGTAA
- a CDS encoding amidohydrolase family protein: MAEAAAGGKSGKVVIQNIGLLLSGDLDRPILDADTIVVNDGLIVAVGRYKDCDTDHANTVIDARQTCVAPGLIDSHVHPVFGDWTPRQNQIGWIDSTMNGGVTTMVSAGEVHLPGRPKDIVGLKALAITAQRSFDNFRPGGVKVIAGAPVIEKGMTEQDFKDLADAGVTLLGEVGLGSVKAGYEAQQMVAWARKHGIQSTIHTGGPSIPGSGLIDKDVVLEADADVIGHINGGHTSLPWKHVCELCEKSSRAIELVHNGNEKIAIQAARAAIELKCPHRVILGTDGPAGSGVQPLGMLRMIALISSFADIPAELVFCFATGNTARIRNLNCGLVEVGRAADFVFMDRAQHTAGATLLESVQLGDIPGIGMVMIDGLVRCGRSRNTPPATEIPVVL; this comes from the coding sequence ATGGCAGAAGCAGCAGCCGGCGGCAAGTCAGGCAAGGTCGTCATCCAGAACATCGGTCTTTTGTTGTCGGGCGACCTGGACCGCCCCATCCTCGACGCCGACACCATCGTCGTCAACGACGGACTCATCGTGGCCGTGGGCCGCTACAAGGACTGCGACACCGACCACGCCAACACCGTGATCGACGCGCGCCAGACCTGCGTGGCGCCCGGTCTGATCGACAGCCACGTGCATCCGGTGTTTGGCGACTGGACGCCGCGCCAGAACCAGATCGGGTGGATCGACTCGACCATGAACGGCGGCGTGACCACCATGGTCTCGGCCGGTGAAGTGCACCTGCCCGGCCGCCCCAAGGACATCGTGGGCCTCAAGGCGCTGGCCATCACGGCGCAGCGCTCGTTCGACAACTTCCGCCCCGGTGGTGTGAAGGTGATCGCGGGCGCCCCCGTCATCGAAAAAGGCATGACCGAACAGGACTTCAAGGACCTGGCCGATGCCGGTGTGACCCTGCTGGGCGAAGTGGGCCTGGGCTCCGTCAAGGCGGGCTACGAGGCCCAGCAAATGGTGGCCTGGGCGCGCAAGCACGGCATCCAGAGCACCATCCACACGGGCGGCCCGTCCATCCCGGGCTCGGGCCTGATCGACAAGGACGTGGTGCTGGAGGCCGATGCCGACGTGATCGGTCACATCAACGGCGGCCACACCTCCCTGCCCTGGAAGCATGTGTGCGAGCTGTGCGAGAAGTCGTCCCGCGCGATCGAGCTGGTGCACAACGGCAACGAGAAGATCGCCATCCAGGCCGCCCGCGCGGCCATCGAACTCAAGTGCCCGCACCGCGTGATCCTGGGCACAGACGGCCCGGCGGGCTCAGGCGTGCAGCCACTGGGCATGCTGCGCATGATTGCGCTGATATCGAGCTTTGCCGACATCCCGGCCGAGCTGGTGTTCTGCTTTGCAACCGGCAACACGGCGCGCATCCGCAACCTGAACTGTGGCCTGGTCGAAGTGGGCCGCGCGGCCGACTTTGTGTTCATGGACCGGGCGCAGCACACTGCGGGCGCCACGCTGCTGGAGAGCGTGCAGCTGGGCGACATCCCGGGCATTGGCATGGTGATGATCGATGGCCTGGTGCGCTGTGGACGCAGCCGCAACACGCCGCCTGCGACCGAGATTCCGGTGGTTCTCTAA